The Sporosarcina ureae genome includes a region encoding these proteins:
- a CDS encoding DUF1128 domain-containing protein, translating to MDLSTKSPENVSYMIEKIKEKLRMVNVDAMKPENFSTEQYEDLYYMYEMVMKRDNITPNEMQAIASELGSMRN from the coding sequence ATGGATTTATCTACAAAATCACCTGAGAATGTTTCCTACATGATTGAAAAGATTAAAGAAAAACTACGCATGGTAAATGTGGATGCGATGAAACCTGAAAATTTCAGTACAGAACAGTACGAAGATTTGTACTATATGTACGAAATGGTCATGAAACGCGACAACATCACACCGAATGAAATGCAAGCAATCGCTTCAGAACTTGGTTCTATGCGCAATTAA